Part of the Lucilia cuprina isolate Lc7/37 chromosome 5, ASM2204524v1, whole genome shotgun sequence genome is shown below.
ATCAAGACCCTCTACGGAACGAGGACGACCACCTAAAGAAACTAAGTTTCCACCTTCCATGTCATCTTTACGTTTAACTGTGTTGTATTGACCAGGTTGACCGGGTAGTGGAGGTGGTGGCATGTGCAATTCATTGATATTTTGGGCGGGCGACTGAGAGCTGGAAGGACCAGATTCAGCGCCAGCAGTTTGGGCCTGTGGTGAGGGAACAACATCAGGTTGATTTTCAGAGTAGGCACCGGTGGTGTCAGCCGCTGGATGTCTGGGATCGGGGTATGCTGCTGGTGGTATGCCACCTAAACCGAAATCTCCACGTTCATAAGCCTCGGGAGGACCATATTCCGAAGACAAGGCATTGCCGCCGATTTGAGGAACACCATAGTCAGCACCACCTAGACTGGGACCGCACTTAGGTTCTGGACAATTGTAGCGACATACTTGGATTACACATTGGAAGTGAACATTCATGGAATCGGGGAACTTAAAGGCCTGGAAGTAGGCAAAGCTAACCACAGAAGCAGAAGGTCCAAAGTTCTTAATCTTTTGGAATTTACTCATAATCTTTGGTCTAACTACGCAACCATTCTGATCCACTAATTGTATTGGAGCACGTTTGCCATCATGAGCCACACAGTTGCGCACTAACATATCGAATTTGTTCTCATCATCCTTAATAGCCAAGACCATTGTCATGGTTTGACCAATCTTAACAATACCTGAAACCTCAGAAGCCCAAGGACCTTTACCAACTTGAATTTGCATCCAGCATTGGAGATTATCACCCAAGAAATTGGCCGTTACTGCATGCAACATATCGACTTGGAAGGGACGGAAAGTCACAGCCTTTTCATAGAAATCATACCAAGTACAACGCAATTTACGAGCTTGATCCCAAACTTCCTGAACATAAGGATCGTATTGTATAATAATGGTATTCTCGACATAACTACCCGATGGTGTGGGAGCACCATAACCAGCAGCATTATGATTCGCCGAACTAGTCATGCCACAACTGTTAAGGAATATTTCGAAAGTAGCACTTAAGTGACCGGTACCGGGTTTCAAGTGCACACAATGAGGATCACTGTAGAAGCCCTTCGAGAAGATCATACCATAGAAGGGACGATCAAATTCAATATTCACACGCATGTGGGTCTTCTCGCACTGCACTTGCAAGTGTTTGATCTGGGGACTATCGTTCGTCGACGCCAAAGGCCAGGCTTCATCTGAGATATCGTTGCTAGGTCCTGCCGCTAACGCTGTCTGTGGTGAGCCATATACTGGCGATGGCGCAGGTGGTCCATATACCGATCTGTGTTCCAAAGGCAGAGATGCTGAGTCCACATGTGGTCCTTCGCAGTAGGCATTCTGTAAGAAAggagaatatttaatattaattacatttCATACAATTTGTTTAGAATATATCTAATCTGGgtctatgtatgtgtttttgttgaaatttctggaaaaataatatgaagatgtagaaaatttgtaaatccAATAGGTTAGAGAGAATCCGGAAAGGCCCATGTTAGaaattagttaaaagttttaacatcgttttatgttaaaacatataattaacaatttaagtgattttattttgaaaaactttttacaagttttgatttttattcaagTTAAACTAGCGTAacatttcattatgaaataacaataaacaaattaagtaatttaataaaattttaaaacaattttaatatttattaaggtTTCCTACAAAGTTATAAacaatgtattaaaataaagcatttactCATAAAACAAACGCGAACAAAACAAACatcaattttgtgtaaaaaaatgtcgaaattttcaaaatcacatgtaaaaaataattttgaatacggatgtatacataaacaaatatgtacacacacacacataaatatgtGGTAAATCGGTGCATCTGACAGCGTGCCTTTGTTAATCTGTATTAATGCTTGGTTGGGTCATTATGTAATAACCGTCATaatgatttttctatttaaaccaatttttttttataaaataattgtgttaaaaaaacattaaaagactTTGTTGTTATAGTGATATTTTCTTTACAGatctttgaaattttataaatattattatgaatGAGTGTGTAACATGTGTAAACGATGATGAGGTCATACGAGCCATTGTGCAATTTACAAGTaaacataaaacatgttttttttataaaatttcattttattaaaatgtgtgtttttaagttttaaaaaaggttATGTTTAGTatcttgttgttgtagttaaaaAGCTCAAAAGTCATTATCTATTATCTATACATAGTCTACTATTGCAACTAATTGTTTAGGTATTTATGggtttgattattttcattacaaCATTTTGTGTTGATTTCATACAAAActcatttgtaaaatttgtttcaaataagaaaataatgagATATAGTTAACAGGCATTTTGAGTTTGGGATTTTTATCGCGATTCTATTCAACTATTTTTGAGAACTTGATTTTCGACTATGGATATATAAGTCtttagactgtaaactagactgcTTACTAGAGTATATATTACACTTTACGcaagcctatagacaagactttttctctggattatagactagaccattgactaaATTATTGAACTTACtactggctaaactatagactagactgtaaattagattatagactagaatatagactagactatcgactagactatagactaggctatagactagactatagactagactatagactagactatagactagactatagactagactatagactatactatagactagactatagactatactatagactagactatagactagactatagactagactatagactagactatagactagactatagactagactatagactagactatagacttgactatagactagactatagactagactatagacttgaatatagactagactcgatGCTAGTCTCTACACTAGACTCTATTAAAATCTCacgattcagtttttgtttaaataggtTTATTTTCGATCATTGCGAAAACGTGAAAAGAGGTGAATACATACTTAAGAAATTGggttctttttagaaaattatttcatccaatttgttttattacagaaaaggagaattgttttaaaaatttcattttcaattaaattttatgtggcAATTCTTGTGTTAAATTCTACAATACTTTAAACACaatattgcattttttgttttatcaaaatacttaataacataatttaatcctatgtatgtagtatgtgcatagatagatagaagaaaAACTgcgtaaagaaataaataaacataagattaaagtagaaaacaaaaattgagatgtatatttattataaagtgaATGAAAGAAAGTTAAAACTGGTACAAATCAGAGCATAACTGCATTTTCGCTAAATTCATACGAGtattaaacaacaataataataacaataataatttacaaaacaaaaacagaaacacagaaaaaaaacccaaaaaatagcaacaaataaaaacacaaacaacattTATAAGAGAGTTGTTTGTTAGAGCATgccaaatgtatgaaaaaaattaagattaatgaacaaaaaaaaaaatactacaaataaaataattttataaagaaatgcaTATTCGCATCTTGTATGTAgtttatgtataacaaacaaaatgaaaaccaTCTATAGCTGCAACGAGCTATAATTCATACTTGAATTAAAACAACTGCAACAATAACATAAACACCTTCTCAagctgttttttatttgtaaaattttagcaaaattttcattaataattgcTGCTAGTTATAGCTTTTATTAATACTTCaactataatttgtttaaaaactatacTTGTTACCAACATGTGATCGTTATAATAAACAACTAATTACAGAATTTGGTTcaataattttggaaaaaaatggaaaatttgtcTTCATTTGCTTTGCAGTATTATTAGTAAAGTAGgtgtttttttcagtttaagtTTGATGTCttagttttcactattttctgaTGGATTTGtagtaaatttagaaaaaaactgtttgcTTAAAATAATGTGAATACTGCAAGAAAACacgatatttaatatttttaaaggaaatatgaatattttacttttgaCTCATAGGACAACTTACTtgatattaaaaactattaagaaaatattgctTCTTAATTAGGAAAAATTATATGAGTATTTCTTCTatgatttgtattaaaaattgttacctTATTAAAGAGTTTGTGGCCACCGGTAGATTAGTGGATTAGTTCGATTCCCTCTTGAagtactggttaaggagcgcacaacaggcccgatagaggtctAGGTGTACTTCTTTGATTTGATAcatctcctttcaaactaactaacactaactaactaactaacactaactaactaactaactaactaactaattaactaactaactaactaactaactaactaactaactaactaactaactaactaactaactaactaactaactaactaactaactaattaattaactaactaactaactaactaactaactaactaactaactaactaactaactaattaactgactaactacctaactacctaactaactaactaactacctaactaattaactaattaactaattaactaactaactaactaactaactaactaactaactacctaactaattaactaactaactacctaactaactaactaacttactaactaactaactaactaactaactaactaactaactaactaactaactaactaactaactaactaactaactaactaactaactaactaactaactaactaactaactaactaactattaaaGAGTTTTAAAGTTGACACTCATTATATGGAATGGTTTTGGATCCAGTTTTTTCGGTTTTGGAttcagttttttcttatttgtcaTTCTTAGAAATAGATCTAGGGGCTATGTAGAGAACAAGCCTCTCTGTAGTATTATTTGATGATTCTTGAACCACAAAAGCTCCATTTGAACCGAAATCACAAAGTTCGTTGACTGAGCTTAAAAGTGCATTAAAGTTGAAAGTCCACACCAAGAGTTTTATCTTTTCTCGCATTCTACGCACCTTATCAAAAAAGCAGTATCAATGTATATGTATGCAGCAAGTTACAAGTAGGAAAGCGTaaaatgcttaaagtagataTACTTTCTACTTAAATTAGCGTCACAAACGTCTCAAGAAAATGTCAGCTGATTTGACACCACCTACGTTTCTTCGTATTCGACGTAGCTGTTAAAAAACGAAGAATTGATTTTGTTGTGTGCTACAAATTACAGAAACAAAAGCGTAGGATATCCTTACGCATataatgcttaaagtagatctacttttataagcgtcatAAGCGGCGCAGGAATATGTCAGctgatttttacaatttatatttagtaTGGACCTCCAGCTTAAACGTTGAAAACGAAGTTGGTATGAACATCACACACATAAATGGGCTTGTATAAAGGAAACTATAGTTTCAAATGCTTGTAATTTGGAACTACATAAGgttcaaaaaaacaaacaagagcTTAGGATTATAGACTAGCTTTGTTCAGTTATTCtcatttgcaaaattattcaaaaaaatactaataaaacgGAAACTATTGTGAAAGAACTTTTCTTGTTAAATTCCTAACAGAAAATATTCATTCTATTTAATAATTCCTTTTATAAATATGTGCAATTTCTGAATTTTTCTTGAGAACTAATCGAACATTCCTTTGAAGAGTTTCCAGAGTCGGTTTACAGGAATAAAACCAAGACTTcctgaaattcttaaaaaactaaaaccttTTTAGTTAGtctgaaaggaggatgtacatatttacatatgtatatgcatcaaatccgaaaaatacACCTAgtcctctatcgggcctgttgtgcccgaacactaaccactaacctaccggaggccaccttattaatacttattataaaaaaacagattttctaaaaataattaattatgcaGTCAACTGTGAATCGAAAAAATCATATAGTGTTCAATATATACTTATTTTCCAACTACCTTAAGTTTTCCATAGCTGCTAGCCTAGACCAACAACATACTCACtgcattattgttttttttttgtgatttcaaCTACAGCTTTGAAACGGTTGTAAATGCCAACGTTTAGACTACATGTGCTGGAATATACGTTGGAAGTTACAAATGCATGCGTAACGGTCAATGCTGAATGTCGAACAGtctgtttttcttctttttttcagtCATTTTTCTCATCTTTGCAATTTCATCTCATGTTTATCATTACTTTTTCACCGATTATCATTAGAAAtagtatatttttgatttagaaacgatttttatttgtttgtttatgtatgtttctttaaatgtattttaatttcttattctaACTATTTTTGTGCGCGTCTacttttaaaaagaatattgtGCC
Proteins encoded:
- the LOC111686584 gene encoding cuticlin-4, with amino-acid sequence MGRQYRHRSNWLALFCLVLTLKNAYCEGPHVDSASLPLEHRSVYGPPAPSPVYGSPQTALAAGPSNDISDEAWPLASTNDSPQIKHLQVQCEKTHMRVNIEFDRPFYGMIFSKGFYSDPHCVHLKPGTGHLSATFEIFLNSCGMTSSANHNAAGYGAPTPSGSYVENTIIIQYDPYVQEVWDQARKLRCTWYDFYEKAVTFRPFQVDMLHAVTANFLGDNLQCWMQIQVGKGPWASEVSGIVKIGQTMTMVLAIKDDENKFDMLVRNCVAHDGKRAPIQLVDQNGCVVRPKIMSKFQKIKNFGPSASVVSFAYFQAFKFPDSMNVHFQCVIQVCRYNCPEPKCGPSLGGADYGVPQIGGNALSSEYGPPEAYERGDFGLGGIPPAAYPDPRHPAADTTGAYSENQPDVVPSPQAQTAGAESGPSSSQSPAQNINELHMPPPPLPGQPGQYNTVKRKDDMEGGNLVSLGGRPRSVEGLDDLRGVRRRRDTIDIMVKPRIYKRDAQEMTDVNTSRIIQVVAPGDVNFALNSNANNETVVIQSARNADPETICMSVPSFVGGLVMLLLVLAVASLVAAFLFVRVRHFDRKGAPMGYHN